Proteins encoded within one genomic window of Streptomyces kaniharaensis:
- the kdpB gene encoding potassium-transporting ATPase subunit KdpB, with the protein MRRSALTPPATTDDQQNWFRRPDRVPEQPPHHPSHRPSTPRSRRRLITRHQLAEALPAAVRKLRPRTMARNPVMLVVETGSALTTLSAVIHPSVFSWMISFWLWLTVLFANLAEAVAEARGKAQADSLRRAQSATTARRLLRWRVGTRDRRHEVIPAEQLLLHDIVLVPAGEVIPQDGEVVEGVASVDESAITGESAPVIRESGGDRTSVTGGTKVLSDHLIIRITSRPGQSFIDRMINLVEGANRQKTPNEIALNILLASLTIVFLLSVVSLQPMAIYAHAPQTTIVLVALMVALIPTTIGALLSAIGIAGMDRLVQRNVVALSGRAVEAAGDVDVLLLDKTGTITHGNRHAVALHPLPGAATEQLAEAAQLASVADETPEGRSLMELTNRQYWVPPRAPGELGEQRPVPFTAHSRMSGVDLRWPDGTTCLIRKGAAGAVARWVVESGGRLPMEAKPLVDGIAEAGGTPLLVAVHDRHGARALGVVELKDVVKEGIAERFAELRRMGIRTVMVTGDNPLTARAIAEEAGVDDFLAEATPEDKLAYLRQEQAAGNMVAMTGDGTNDAPALAQADVGVAMNSGTPAAKEAGNMVDLDSNPAKLIDIIRVGKQLLITRGALTTFSITNDVAKFFAIIPAMFAGAYPGLHHLNIMGLHSPTSAIASAIIFNALIIVALIPLALRGVRYQPASATDLLRRNLRVYGLGGLILPFLGIKAIDLLIEFVPGLG; encoded by the coding sequence ATGCGCCGTTCGGCCCTCACCCCACCGGCCACCACCGACGACCAGCAGAACTGGTTCCGCCGCCCGGACCGTGTTCCCGAGCAGCCACCGCACCACCCGAGCCACCGGCCCAGCACGCCGAGGAGCCGTCGTCGGCTCATCACCCGTCACCAGCTCGCCGAGGCGCTGCCCGCCGCCGTCCGCAAGCTCCGCCCGCGCACCATGGCGCGCAACCCGGTGATGCTCGTCGTCGAAACCGGCTCCGCCCTCACCACACTCAGCGCCGTCATCCACCCCAGCGTCTTCTCGTGGATGATCAGCTTCTGGCTCTGGCTCACCGTCCTGTTCGCCAACCTCGCCGAGGCCGTCGCCGAGGCCCGCGGCAAGGCTCAGGCCGACTCCCTGCGCCGCGCCCAGTCCGCCACCACCGCGAGGCGGCTGCTGCGCTGGCGGGTCGGCACCCGCGATCGGCGCCACGAGGTCATCCCCGCCGAGCAGTTGCTGCTGCACGACATCGTGTTGGTGCCGGCCGGAGAGGTCATCCCGCAGGACGGCGAGGTGGTCGAGGGCGTCGCGAGCGTCGACGAGTCGGCGATCACCGGCGAGTCCGCGCCCGTCATCCGCGAGTCCGGCGGCGACCGCACGAGCGTGACCGGCGGCACCAAGGTGCTCTCCGACCACCTGATCATCCGGATCACCTCCCGGCCCGGGCAGAGCTTCATCGACCGCATGATCAACCTGGTCGAGGGCGCCAACCGGCAGAAGACCCCGAACGAGATCGCGCTTAACATTCTGCTCGCCTCGCTCACCATCGTCTTCCTGCTCTCCGTCGTCTCCCTCCAGCCGATGGCCATCTACGCCCACGCGCCCCAAACCACCATCGTGCTGGTCGCGTTGATGGTCGCGCTCATCCCGACCACCATCGGCGCGCTGCTCTCCGCGATCGGCATCGCCGGGATGGACCGGCTCGTGCAGCGCAACGTCGTCGCCCTTTCCGGCCGGGCGGTCGAGGCGGCCGGGGACGTCGACGTGCTGCTGCTCGACAAAACCGGCACCATCACCCACGGCAACCGTCACGCTGTCGCCCTCCACCCCCTGCCCGGCGCCGCCACCGAACAGCTCGCCGAGGCCGCGCAGTTGGCGTCGGTGGCCGACGAGACACCGGAGGGTCGTTCACTGATGGAACTGACGAACCGTCAGTACTGGGTGCCGCCAAGGGCTCCCGGCGAACTCGGCGAGCAGCGGCCCGTCCCGTTCACCGCACACAGTCGGATGAGCGGCGTCGACCTGCGCTGGCCCGACGGCACCACCTGCCTCATCCGCAAGGGCGCCGCAGGCGCCGTCGCCCGGTGGGTCGTGGAGTCCGGCGGACGGCTGCCCATGGAGGCCAAGCCGCTCGTCGACGGGATCGCCGAGGCCGGCGGCACCCCGCTGCTCGTCGCCGTCCACGACCGGCACGGCGCCCGCGCGCTCGGCGTCGTCGAACTCAAGGACGTCGTCAAGGAAGGCATCGCGGAACGCTTCGCCGAACTGCGCCGGATGGGCATCCGCACCGTCATGGTCACCGGCGACAACCCGCTCACCGCCAGGGCCATCGCGGAGGAGGCCGGGGTCGACGACTTCCTCGCCGAGGCCACCCCGGAGGACAAACTCGCCTACCTGCGGCAGGAACAGGCCGCTGGGAACATGGTCGCCATGACCGGCGACGGCACCAACGACGCCCCCGCCCTCGCCCAGGCCGACGTCGGCGTCGCCATGAACTCCGGCACCCCGGCCGCCAAGGAGGCCGGCAACATGGTCGACCTCGACTCCAACCCGGCCAAGCTCATCGACATCATCCGGGTCGGCAAGCAACTCCTCATCACCCGAGGGGCGTTGACCACCTTCTCGATCACCAACGACGTGGCCAAGTTCTTCGCGATCATCCCCGCGATGTTCGCCGGCGCCTACCCCGGCCTGCACCACCTCAACATCATGGGCCTGCACAGCCCCACCTCGGCGATCGCCTCCGCGATCATCTTCAACGCGCTGATCATCGTCGCGCTCATCCCGCTCGCCCTGCGCGGCGTGCGCTACCAGCCCGCGTCGGCCACCGACCTGCTCCGGCGCAACCTGCGGGTGTACGGCCTGGGAGGGCTGATCCTGCCGTTCCTCGGCATCAAGGCGATCGACCTGCTGATCGAGTTCGTGCCGGGGCTGGGATAG
- a CDS encoding sensor histidine kinase — MTGKLRVFLGAAPGVGKTYAMLREGRRLRGEGLDVVVGLVETYGRRGTDEQLGDLPVLPRRPVSYRGVELTELDVDALLARRPALALVDELAHTDVPGGRNEKRWQDVRELLDAGIDVATTLNIQHLESLNDVVEQITGVAQRETIPDEVVRAADRIELVDLSPQALRTRMAQGEIYAPDRIDVALDHYFRAGNLGALRELALLWLADRVEEELADYRARHGIRAPWETKERIMVALNGAPQGEHLIRRGARTATRVHGDLIGVHVRLDDATAQREPPGLAEQRALLRELHGTFVEVSGGDVARTLVDFARTESATQILLGPTSRSRLRELVSGSVINRVIRLAGPIDVRVLPPPEPGLLTVPPAPRRRRPALVPVRRRRLAWLLGPVGAVALAWALSPLRDSLGLSGVLLCLLLLVAGTARLGGLLPAAGSTAAGALAADFFFTTPWHSLMVERGVDVAALLLFLAVAGVISHLIDGLTRRSQQAGRARAEAAVLARLAGETVESGARVLPDLVAELRQVFQLDGVAVLVRTGALWLPVATAGPEVPLRPDEASFSVDLGDDALLVLRGTPLTEEDARLLGPYVTQLKLARERERLVAQASAAEVLAQTDALHTALLEAVGQDLRAPLAAVRRETERLPEPAVERIDAEVARMERLVANLLDLSRLRAGVMPVVLRPTAVAEVVRAAAEGLAGVRIDLGSGLPQVLADPGLLERALADVLASGGTAAGAVVVDAGVVAGRVDVRVTAHGGEAVAGEPAGLAVVRGFVEAMNGELAVEEAPGGGTAYVISLARAVA, encoded by the coding sequence GTGACCGGGAAGCTGCGGGTGTTCCTGGGGGCGGCGCCGGGGGTGGGGAAGACGTACGCCATGCTCCGGGAGGGGCGGCGGCTGCGCGGGGAGGGACTGGACGTGGTGGTCGGCCTGGTCGAGACGTACGGCCGTCGCGGCACGGACGAGCAGCTGGGGGACTTGCCGGTGCTGCCCCGGCGGCCGGTGTCGTACCGGGGCGTGGAACTGACGGAGCTGGACGTGGACGCCCTGCTGGCGCGCCGTCCGGCCCTCGCGCTGGTGGACGAGCTCGCTCACACCGACGTGCCCGGCGGGCGGAACGAGAAGCGCTGGCAGGACGTGCGGGAGCTGCTGGACGCCGGGATCGACGTGGCGACGACGCTCAACATCCAGCACCTGGAGAGCCTCAACGACGTCGTGGAGCAGATCACCGGCGTCGCCCAGCGCGAGACGATCCCCGACGAGGTGGTCCGGGCCGCCGACCGGATCGAGCTGGTCGATCTGAGCCCGCAGGCGCTGCGCACGCGGATGGCACAGGGGGAGATCTACGCGCCGGACCGGATCGACGTGGCCCTGGACCACTACTTCCGGGCCGGCAACCTCGGCGCCCTGCGGGAGCTGGCGTTGCTGTGGCTCGCGGACCGGGTGGAGGAGGAGCTGGCCGACTACCGTGCCCGGCACGGCATCCGGGCGCCTTGGGAGACCAAGGAGCGGATCATGGTCGCGCTCAACGGCGCCCCGCAAGGCGAGCACCTGATCCGCCGGGGCGCCCGCACCGCGACCCGCGTGCACGGGGACCTGATCGGCGTGCACGTCCGGCTGGACGACGCTACGGCGCAGCGGGAGCCGCCGGGCCTGGCGGAGCAGCGGGCGCTGCTGCGGGAGCTGCACGGCACCTTCGTCGAGGTGAGTGGCGGAGATGTGGCCCGGACGTTGGTGGACTTCGCCCGGACGGAGAGTGCCACGCAGATCCTGTTGGGGCCGACGAGTCGCAGCCGGTTGCGCGAGTTGGTCTCCGGCTCGGTGATCAACCGGGTGATCCGGCTGGCCGGCCCGATCGACGTGCGTGTGCTGCCGCCGCCCGAGCCGGGACTGCTGACCGTGCCGCCCGCGCCCCGACGCCGTCGCCCGGCGCTGGTCCCGGTTCGGCGGCGCCGGCTGGCGTGGTTGCTCGGGCCGGTCGGGGCGGTCGCGCTGGCCTGGGCGCTGTCGCCGCTGCGTGACTCGCTCGGCCTGTCCGGCGTGCTGCTGTGCCTGCTGCTGCTGGTGGCCGGGACGGCCCGGTTGGGCGGTCTGCTGCCGGCGGCGGGCAGCACGGCGGCCGGGGCGCTGGCGGCGGACTTCTTCTTCACCACGCCGTGGCACAGCCTGATGGTGGAGCGGGGTGTGGACGTCGCGGCGCTGCTGCTGTTCCTCGCGGTGGCCGGGGTGATCTCCCATCTGATCGACGGTCTGACGCGGCGCTCGCAGCAGGCGGGCCGGGCGCGAGCGGAGGCGGCGGTGCTGGCCCGGCTGGCGGGGGAGACGGTGGAGTCCGGGGCGCGGGTGCTGCCCGATCTGGTGGCGGAGCTGCGGCAGGTGTTCCAACTCGACGGCGTCGCCGTGCTGGTGCGGACGGGTGCGCTCTGGCTGCCGGTGGCCACAGCCGGGCCGGAGGTGCCGCTGCGGCCGGACGAGGCATCGTTCTCGGTCGACCTGGGCGACGACGCGTTGCTGGTGCTGCGTGGCACACCGCTCACCGAGGAGGACGCCCGGCTGCTCGGACCGTACGTCACCCAGTTGAAGCTGGCCCGGGAGCGGGAACGGTTGGTCGCGCAGGCGTCGGCGGCGGAGGTGCTCGCGCAGACCGACGCTCTGCACACCGCACTGCTGGAAGCCGTCGGGCAGGACCTGCGGGCGCCGCTGGCGGCGGTGCGCCGGGAGACCGAGCGGCTGCCTGAGCCGGCCGTGGAGCGGATCGACGCCGAGGTGGCGCGGATGGAGCGGCTGGTCGCCAACCTGTTGGACCTGAGCCGGCTGCGGGCCGGGGTCATGCCGGTGGTGCTGCGGCCGACGGCGGTGGCGGAGGTGGTGCGGGCTGCCGCGGAGGGGCTGGCGGGCGTCCGCATCGACCTCGGTTCGGGTCTGCCGCAGGTGCTCGCCGATCCCGGGCTGCTGGAGCGGGCGCTCGCGGACGTCCTGGCCTCCGGGGGGACGGCGGCGGGGGCGGTGGTGGTCGACGCCGGCGTGGTGGCCGGGCGGGTGGATGTCCGGGTGACCGCCCACGGCGGCGAGGCCGTTGCCGGGGAGCCTGCGGGTCTGGCGGTGGTGCGGGGATTCGTGGAGGCGATGAACGGCGAACTGGCCGTCGAGGAGGCTCCCGGCGGCGGTACCGCCTACGTGATCAGCCTGGCTCGCGCGGTGGCGTGA
- a CDS encoding APC family permease, producing MSSSGAAASTRRARFRAWLLAGLSDMAKQHPGPHAEAPVEHRGQRWWRVMCLTGLDYFSTLGYQPGIAALAAGLLSPVATIVLVIVTLFGALPVYRRVAQESPHGEGSIAMLERLLSFWQGKLFVLALLGFAATDFMITITLSAADATAHLVENPSLHSALSGKQMLITLLLVALLGGVFLKGFSEAIGLAVFLVVVYLALNVVVVVNGLWHVLQAPHVVTDWADALTAEHGNVLAMIGVALIVFPKLALGLSGFETGVAVMPHIEGDPEDTEDKPTGRIRGARRLLSTAALIMSAFLITTSFITTLLIPKAAFETGGQANGRALAYLAHQNLGGTFGTVYDLSTIAILWFAGASAMAGMLNLLPRYLPRYGMAPHWARAVRPMVIVLTLIGFLVTWIFDANVDAQSGAYATGVLVLISSAAIAVTIAAHKARQRNWTIGFAAIAAVFLYTTGANIAERPDGVKIGACFIGGIVLVSFLSRLKRAFELRVTDVVLDEAAERFVRDYTYRPMRLIASEPNNRDLADYQEKKREIRAHHEIPADLDLVFVEVTVRDPSEFESVLDVHGEVLHDRYRLLSLESSSVSNALAALLLTIRDRTGQLPHIYFGWTEGNPFSHFLRFFLFGQGEVAPVTREVLREAEPDRSRRPRVHVG from the coding sequence GTTCGTCGGGTGCGGCCGCGTCGACGCGGCGGGCGAGGTTCCGGGCGTGGCTGCTGGCAGGCCTGTCCGACATGGCCAAGCAGCACCCGGGGCCGCACGCGGAGGCGCCGGTCGAGCACAGGGGCCAGCGCTGGTGGCGGGTGATGTGCCTGACCGGTCTGGACTACTTCTCCACGCTCGGCTACCAGCCCGGCATCGCGGCGCTCGCGGCCGGGCTGCTGTCGCCGGTGGCGACGATCGTGCTGGTGATCGTGACGCTGTTCGGCGCGCTGCCGGTGTACCGGCGGGTGGCGCAGGAGAGCCCGCACGGTGAGGGGTCGATCGCGATGCTGGAGCGGCTGCTGTCGTTCTGGCAGGGGAAGTTGTTCGTCCTGGCGCTGCTCGGGTTCGCGGCGACGGACTTCATGATCACCATCACCCTGTCGGCGGCGGACGCGACCGCGCACCTGGTGGAGAATCCGAGTCTGCACAGCGCGCTGTCCGGCAAGCAGATGCTGATCACCCTGCTGCTGGTCGCGCTGCTCGGCGGGGTCTTCCTGAAGGGGTTCAGCGAGGCTATCGGCCTGGCGGTGTTCCTGGTCGTGGTCTACCTGGCGCTCAACGTCGTCGTCGTGGTGAACGGGCTCTGGCACGTGCTGCAAGCCCCGCACGTGGTCACCGACTGGGCGGACGCGCTCACCGCCGAGCACGGCAACGTGCTCGCGATGATCGGCGTCGCGCTGATCGTCTTCCCGAAACTGGCGCTCGGCCTGTCCGGCTTCGAGACCGGCGTCGCCGTGATGCCGCACATCGAGGGTGATCCCGAGGACACCGAGGACAAGCCCACCGGGCGGATCCGGGGCGCCCGCAGGCTGCTCTCCACCGCCGCGCTGATCATGAGCGCGTTCCTGATCACGACGAGCTTCATCACCACCCTGCTGATCCCCAAGGCCGCGTTCGAGACCGGCGGGCAGGCCAACGGCCGCGCCCTGGCGTACCTCGCCCACCAGAACCTGGGCGGCACCTTCGGCACCGTCTACGATCTGTCGACCATCGCGATCCTCTGGTTCGCCGGCGCGTCGGCGATGGCGGGCATGCTCAATCTGCTGCCGCGCTACCTGCCGCGGTACGGCATGGCGCCGCACTGGGCGCGGGCGGTGCGGCCGATGGTGATCGTGCTGACGCTGATCGGGTTCCTGGTGACATGGATCTTCGACGCGAACGTGGACGCCCAGAGCGGCGCGTACGCGACCGGTGTGCTGGTGCTGATCTCCTCGGCCGCCATCGCCGTCACCATCGCCGCCCACAAGGCCCGGCAGCGCAACTGGACCATCGGCTTCGCCGCGATCGCGGCGGTGTTCCTCTACACGACGGGCGCGAACATCGCCGAACGTCCGGACGGTGTGAAGATCGGTGCCTGCTTCATCGGCGGGATCGTCCTGGTCTCGTTCCTGTCCCGGCTCAAGCGGGCCTTCGAACTGCGCGTCACCGACGTGGTGTTGGACGAGGCAGCCGAGCGGTTCGTCCGCGACTACACCTACCGGCCGATGCGGCTGATCGCCAGCGAGCCGAACAACCGGGACCTGGCGGACTACCAGGAGAAGAAGCGGGAGATCCGGGCGCACCACGAGATCCCGGCCGACCTCGACCTGGTCTTCGTCGAGGTGACGGTACGGGATCCGTCCGAGTTCGAGTCGGTGCTGGACGTGCACGGCGAGGTGCTGCACGATCGCTACCGGCTGCTGTCGCTGGAGAGCTCCAGCGTCTCGAACGCGTTGGCCGCCCTGCTGCTGACCATCCGGGACCGCACCGGGCAGCTGCCGCACATCTACTTCGGGTGGACCGAGGGAAACCCGTTCAGCCACTTCCTGCGCTTCTTCCTGTTCGGTCAGGGCGAGGTCGCCCCGGTCACCCGCGAGGTGCTGCGCGAGGCCGAGCCGGACCGTTCCCGGCGCCCGCGTGTCCACGTCGGGTAG